The nucleotide sequence TCTGAAAGTGAAGGAAGCAGAAATCCTGAAAGTTTAATACCAACTGGTATTATTTCGCTTATAAATATAAAAACCTCATTTGAAATAAATGAGGTTTTTTTGATGTCTATTTAAGGAAATCTATGCAGAATTTCTACTTGCGTTGATATTTCCAAATAATGAACGCATGACTAGTTTTTCATAAGTTTCCCTGTCGCCTTCGTTTTTTTGGATTTTCATTAGTGCATATTGCTGAATGCTAAGTAATGGAAGTACGATTTTTTCCCTGATTTTAATAGATTTTCGGTTAATTGGTTCTTCCTGCATCAGGATTTTGTAGCCCGTGAGTTCCAGCATCATCGCTTTGGATAATTCGAATTCGGCAAAGAGTATATTCCAAAACTCACCGAATTTTGGATTATTACGCATATAGTAAGTTAGCGGAAAATAAGTTTTGTTCATACTCATCATAGAATTAAGAACTAGGGTTTTGAAAAAATCAGAACCTTTGTAAAGAGCTATGATTTCATCGAATCTGCCTTGCGCTTTTAGGGCTTTCAAGGCAAAGCCGAAACCGAAAAATCCAGGAACATTCTGTTTCAACTGTGACCAAGACCCTACAAAAGGAATGGCTCGCAAATCCTCAAATTTCAGTTCAGATCCCGCGCCTCGCTTGCTGGGACGGCTTCCAATATTGGTTCTTCCATAATACTCTAAAGTGCTCATCTCTTGCAAATAAGGAACAAACATGGGGTGCGCTTTCAGGTCAGAATATTTTTTATAACTTATATCAGCAAGTTCTGAGATCAAAGATCTTTCTTTTTCGTTCAGGTCTTTTTTAACGCTTTTGAAAACATCATTCTCTACTCCAGCTGTAAGCAACTGCTCAAAATTGAACTTAGCCTGATCTTTATTTCCAAACACACTAGTAATGGTCTGACCTTGTATTGTTAGCTCAATTTGATTATTGGCAATCGTATTACCTTGTGAGGCATAAAAATCATGTGTCTTTCCACCGCCTCGGGCTGGTGGGCCACCTCTTCCATCGAAGAAAACAACTTTTATCCCATTTTCTTCTGATAGCTTAGTAAGTTTTTCTTTAGCTGTATAGATTTGCCAATTGGCTTTCAAATAGCCACCATCCTTGGTTCCATCTGAAAAGCCCAGCATAATCACCTGTTTGTTATTTCTTTTAGCAAGGTGTTTCTGATAGACTGTGTGATGATAAAGAGTTTGCATCACTTCTAAAGATCTGTCCAGTCCTTCCATAGTCTCAAAAAGCGGAACAATGTCTATGTTTATGTTTTCTGGTGCATAGCCACAGAGTTTCATCATTACATAAACATTCATCACATCCTTAACCTCATCAGAATTTGAGATGATGTAACGGTGCATTCCTCGTTCACCATTATTTTCCTGAATTGTCTTGATATTGTATATACTCTTCAGTGTTTCGCAGGTCATTTCATCCTCAAAATCATCAGGATTAAGAACTGCATCAGAATCTAGTAAGTAATCTATTTTTTCATCTGCTGTTTTAGAGTCTGCAGAATTGCCGGAAACTTTGGAAAAAATATCATCCATTACCTTCTGATGAATCCTGCTGTCTTGGCGTATATCTAAAGTCGCAAAATGAGTTCCAAAAATTTTCACTCTATCTCTATAATCATCAAGAATATCTCTGAAAAGGCCATTATGTTGCTTAACTAGAATTTTTTCTGCTTCGTCCAATTGTGAAATGATCTCCTGTGCAGAAATCATGGCATCTTTCTGAAAAATAGATGCATATAATTGTTTACTAAGTTTTTCCAAAACGTCGGAAACCCCCAGGAAACTTAGCCGTCTGCTCACAATTTTCAAGTGACCGTAATAATCTTTCAGGATTGATATTCTGAGTTCCTCAGCTACTTTAAGCGTTATATCCGCTGTTACGAAAGGATTACCATCTCTGTCCCCGCCAGGCCAAAAACCGAGCTGAATGATGTCCGGACTTGGCGTGAAGTTGGAAGTCCCGAAAATCTGCTTTATCTTTTTATAAAGCTCTCCAATACTTTGGTAATAAACATACCTAAGATAATAAATAATGCTCATGGCCTCATCCAAAGGTGTTGGTCTTTCCTTATTAACAAAAGGTGTTTTCCCAAGCTGCTGAAGTAACATATCAATTTGAGTTACAGAATCATTGATGATAGCATCCCTCAAATCGTGAATAATCCTTTGTACAGCATTAGGATAAAATTGTGTTGGGTGAGCCGTAAACACTATTTTAATGGCAAAGTCATCCATTTTTTGGCGGATAGCATTAAGATGATGTTCCTGCGATGCTCTTTCATAAAGATTAAGAACCGTTCCGGAGTCACTCTCAGAATGCAATTGTTGGAAAGCTGCATCTTCTATACTGTCGAAAAGCACAACTTGCCTTTCTATATATTGAATTATCTTAAACAGCAACTCTGTTTTCTGCTCCTCTGTCTTCAGTTCCGTGTGTTTCTGGAAAAAGTCTTCAACAATTTCTTCGGGAGATTTTCCCAGCTGATAACCTTCTTTGCTTTCTTCGTAAAGAAACGGAAGAAGCATCCCAATATTGGTCATTTTATCATAAGGCAAACTCATGAAGAGTGAATTGTAGATTTGAAATTTATTTTCTACAATTTGCCTGAATTTTTCAATTTTTTGATCGTTTAGCATATAACAAAAATAAGAGATAAATCTTAAAATCAATCCTTCAACATGTTATTTTTATTGTAAATTTCACATTTATGCATTTTCTAAAACCTCGAGAATTTCTATACCAAATTTCTCTACCTTACGCTTTTCGATTCCGTTTACATTTTCTAAATCGTCCAAAGTGCAAGGTTTATGTCTTGCAATAGACATCAGATGCGTATTATGAAAAATGATATAAGCTGGCAATTGGGCTTCTCTTGCCTTATCTGCACGCCAATCTTTTAGCTTATTGTAAATAATCTTTTCTTTTTCCGAAAGTTCAGATTCTGAAATCACTGTAGTTTTACTAGAAATTACCGTATTCTTTTTGTTGTTGTAATAAATCAAAACCGACCAATAATTAATTTCATCAGCAACGAGTTTTGCATTCATATTAACAATCTCGAATCGTGATAAATAATCATTAACTATGGCTTCATCTGTAATTTGAAACCGATCATTCTTATTTTCAAAACTTTTACTTTCATAATATTCAAATTAAGATATAAAAACCTCGGCAAGTTTTCCGCTTACCGAGGTTTATTTGATATTATTTATTAGATCCCAAAAGAACCAATTCATCTATTCTGATTTCTGTCACAAATCTTTTTGTGCCATCTTTGTCATCATACGATCTGTAAGTCAGTTTTCCTTCTATTGCTATTTCCTTTCCTTTTGGAACATACTTTTCCAAAATATCTACGACTTTTCCAAATGCAATGAGATTGTGCCATTGCGTCTCTTCTACTCTTTCGCCCGCAGCATTGATATAATAATCACTTGTTGCAAGGCTAACGGTTGCTTTTTTAGTTCCGTTTTCGAAATTGAAAACTTCTACTTCTTTACCTGTGTGACCAATAAGCGTCACTTTGTTTCTTAAAGACATAATATAAAATTTTTGAATTAAACTTTTAAAATCAAGTCGTGTTTTGTCTTTCGCTTGATTTTCTGTTGCAAATTTTCATCAAAAAGAAAACTGGATTCGGTTAAAAAGTATTTATATCCGTTTATAATCGTTTGTAAATGGATAAAAAATTATAAATTTATAAATCTCTAAATGTCATCAGCTTTACAACTGTGATGTGATTATAAGACTGATCAAAACAAAAAAAACACAATGGAAACTCTAACCTGCCCAGAATGTGGCGATAAAATTATCGGGCGTTCGGATAAAAAATTCTGTTCCGATGCTTGCAGAAATGCATTTAACAATAAACAGAATAAAACCACCACAAATCTGATGCGGAATATCAATAACAAGCTTCGCAAAAATTACCGGATTCTTTCTGAAAATAATACAGACGGCAAAACAAAATTGACCAGAAGCAAAATGGAAGCTGCAGGATTTGACTTCGATTATATCACACAAATCATTACCTATAAAAATGGTTCTCAGTATTTTTTTATTTATGATAAGGGATATAAAATTTTAGATAAGGAATGGATTCTTATTGTAGACCGGAAATAAATTAAAGTAAAGAAACCGATCGATCGTCTTAATTAAAAAAATATAAATGTTCAAATATTTTGCTGTTGCCGGGATTATTATCCTGATTTTAATTATGGCTAACCATCCTATTTTTGGGGGAACTATAAAAGGAAAACGCTTGGAACGCATCAAAAAATCTCCAAATTATAAAGATGGTGTTTTTCAGAATCTAAGCCTCACGCCATCTCTGGCAGAAGGTTTTACGATGAGAAAAGTTCTATGGGAGTTTTTAACAGACAAAACACCGAACAAGGTTCCAAACAAAAAAATTCCCAGTACGAAAACCGATTTGAAAAACCAAAAACTGGGCGATAATTTTCTGGTTTGGATGGGACATTCTTCTTATTACTTTCAACTTTCGGGGAAGCGATTTTTAGTCGATCCTGTTCTAAGTGGCAACGCTTCTCCAATTCCCGGAACTACTAAAAGTTTTGCAGGAACAGATTTTTACACTACCGACGATTTCCCAGAAATAGATTTTCTGATTATTTCTCACGATCATTACGATCATTTGGATTATAAAACTATCAAAGAGCTGAAACCAAAAATTAAAACTGTTATTTGCGGTTTGGGTGTTGGCGCCCATTTTGAGCGTTGGGGTTTTGATGAAAATCAAATCATAGAGCTCGATTGGTATGATAACAGGAATCTGGCCGATGACTTTAAAATAACCTCTACTCCAGCCCGGCATTTTTCTGGCCGCCTGTTTAAGAGAAACACCACCCTTTGGTCTTCTTATGTTCTAGAATTCCCTGGTAAAAAAATCTTCATCGGTGGCGACAGCGGTTATGATATTCATTTTAAAAAAATTGGCGAAACTTTTGGACCTTTTGACTGGGCAATTTTAGAAAATGGCCAGTACAATGAAAAATGGAAATACATCCACACTTTGCCAGAAGAGTTTGGAAAAGTAGTGAATGATCTTAATGCAAAAAATATCTTTCCGGTGCACTCGGGTAAGTTTGCTCTTGCGCAGCACGCCTGGAACGAACCTCTGGAAAAAGTAAAGCAAAACAGTTTGGGTAAAAACTACCGACTTTGTACCCCAATGATTGGTGAGAAGCTGAATTTGGATGATGAATCACAAACATTTTCTGAGTGGTGGAAATAAAAAAGGGATGAGCAATTTCTGCTCATCCCTTTTTATTATTTAGTTTAATCTATTTCGTAGTTACAACAGAATTTTTCTGCCAGTTACTGTGGAAGTTGCAGTCCTTATATTTATTATCCAATGAGATGAACAATGAAGGAATTTTTGCATTAACCCATTTTTCTACAATCTCATTTTTCTTCTTATTAAGAGCCATATCTTTGATTCTTTCATAATCTGTAGCTAGTTCCAGCTGGTGTGCATCAATAATATCATTTACCTGAACAATGCTGATCATTTTCCTTTTCTGCTGATCTTCCTGCTGGAAAGGATCTGTGATATCATTCTTTTTAAGTCCGGCAATCTGATAAGAAATTGTTGGATCCAGACTTAGTTTTTCCAATTTGTCCGAACCATCCTGATTATTGGTCATAATTCCCGCACTGAACTTATTGCTTTTATCATCGGAATATTTATAAGCAGCATCCTTAAAAGTTATTTTCTTTTCCAGGATTAGAGTTCTGATGCTGTCAAGTTCTTTTTTGGCAGATGTAAGTTCTTCTGCATTGGGCGTACTTTTTATAAGAATATGTCTAGCATCATATTTTTTACCATTTCTCTTAACCAACTGAATAAGATGAAATCCAAATTCAGATTCTACAGGATCCGAAATATCACCTTCCTGAAGGTTAAGCGCAGCCGCTTCGAAAGGTTTTACCATCTGTCCCATATTGATATTTTTGTAAAGACCACCAACAGCGGCAGAGCCTTCATCTTCGGAATAAATTCTGGCAAGATTTTCAAAACTGTCTCCATTTTTGATATCTTGTTTGATTTTTTTCAGTTTATCAATGATTTCCTTTCTGTGAGATTCAGAAAGTTTCGGATACATACTGATCTTGGAAAGAGACACTTCATCTTTTACATTTGGCAACTGAAATTTGAACTTATTATAAAAATCTGTAACCTCGTTAGGCGTTACATCTGCTTTCTCAGTTATTCTTGCATATTTCTGCTGCCCGTAATAATTATCCGCATCAATTTTTTCGATCGCATTTTTCATCTCATAAGATGTTCTGAATTTGTAAGCTGCCAACATCGCTTTTTCATCCGGAAACTGTCCCAAGATCTGGTTATATTTATTGCCAGCCATTTCCTTGATTGCCGCACTTCTGTTTTCAATAAGCGTATCTTTTTTAGCTTCGTAAATGAGAAGTTTGTTATTAAGGATGCTTTCCATAAATTCACATTTATTTCCAACATTGGTCCCCTGCTGCTTCGCATAATTAGCCTGATCTTCTATATCGGATTCCAGAATTATTTCATCTCCAATAACAGCTGCTATACCGTCTATTAACTGCCCTTTTGTCAACTGTGCCGATAATTTTCCGCTTACCAAGAAAACGATTACCGATAGTAAAAAAAGGTATTTTGTGTATTTTGACATTATTTTTAAATTATTAACGTGCAAAATTAGAATTATACGCCAATTTTGCTCAATTTTAAATTATAATTATTTCTTAAAGTTTTTATTCAGTTCCGCCATAAACGCTGGCTGTATCTCCACTTTTGTTTTAGCGCGTTGTGCGGCAATAGTTTTCTGAAGAAGTTTTTCTGTTACTGCATCATTCATATCTTCCTTAGATTCTTCCAGCGTCATCTGCTGTTCCGGCAGAAGATCATCTATTGCCACCACTACATCTCTGTCTGCGATTTTGGTAAGAAAAACACCTTTCTTAAAAGGAACATTATACTTTTTGAAAATATCTGCACTTTCCTGAATTTTCCCCTGTTCAAAATGAACAAGAACCTGATTTTTATCGTTGACCTTATTTTTGTATTTTTCTTTGAGCGCATCCCATTTTTTAGGATCTTTAACCTCTTTTTCTATCTCTTTTACAAGTGCAGGATTAGAAATGACTACAGCTCTGGATTCTGCTCTTTTTTCCCAAATAAATTTGGATTTGTTTTCATTATAATAATCAGTAAAGAGCTGCGGATTGTTCTTTAGCTCATCTTTCAGGTATTCCGAGAAAATGTATTCCGAGAAGAGATTCTTTTTTAGTTCATTCAGTTCGGGCTTCACATCTGGAAGATTTTGAAAATTCTTCGCATAAACCCCAATAATATATTGATCTGCCTGAAAATTTAAAAGATCGGACCACTGTGTTGTAGGGATTTGCTCCAGATTTTTATATTGAGAATCTATTGCTTTTTTCAGATCTTCATAAGTGACTTTATTAGCGCCATAAGAAAATAAAACAGCTTTTGGATTCTTGACATTGAGATAACTCTGATAAGACTTTTTGATCTCTGCAAAATCGGCAGTTTCTACAAATTTCTCCTGTGTTTTCAGCCAGCGTACGAGTCTTTTAGCAGCCTCGTCTCCATAACTTGTTGCCAGCAATTCTTTCTGGAAAAACCTTCTGTTTGCATCTGTAAGCGTATATGGCTCAATGCTATAAATATTGAAGATGAAATATTTATCATTGAACAAGATTGGTTCTTTTGTGTAAAAATCTTTTGTCTGACCCTTCAGCGCATTGTAAACCTCATCTGGCAAAATTGGCGAGCCCATCACTGCGCCACCAGAATTTTTCTCT is from Epilithonimonas vandammei and encodes:
- a CDS encoding MBL fold metallo-hydrolase, with product MFKYFAVAGIIILILIMANHPIFGGTIKGKRLERIKKSPNYKDGVFQNLSLTPSLAEGFTMRKVLWEFLTDKTPNKVPNKKIPSTKTDLKNQKLGDNFLVWMGHSSYYFQLSGKRFLVDPVLSGNASPIPGTTKSFAGTDFYTTDDFPEIDFLIISHDHYDHLDYKTIKELKPKIKTVICGLGVGAHFERWGFDENQIIELDWYDNRNLADDFKITSTPARHFSGRLFKRNTTLWSSYVLEFPGKKIFIGGDSGYDIHFKKIGETFGPFDWAILENGQYNEKWKYIHTLPEEFGKVVNDLNAKNIFPVHSGKFALAQHAWNEPLEKVKQNSLGKNYRLCTPMIGEKLNLDDESQTFSEWWK
- a CDS encoding HRDC domain-containing protein translates to MNAKLVADEINYWSVLIYYNNKKNTVISSKTTVISESELSEKEKIIYNKLKDWRADKAREAQLPAYIIFHNTHLMSIARHKPCTLDDLENVNGIEKRKVEKFGIEILEVLENA
- a CDS encoding single-stranded DNA-binding protein; translation: MSLRNKVTLIGHTGKEVEVFNFENGTKKATVSLATSDYYINAAGERVEETQWHNLIAFGKVVDILEKYVPKGKEIAIEGKLTYRSYDDKDGTKRFVTEIRIDELVLLGSNK
- a CDS encoding peptidylprolyl isomerase — its product is MSKYTKYLFLLSVIVFLVSGKLSAQLTKGQLIDGIAAVIGDEIILESDIEDQANYAKQQGTNVGNKCEFMESILNNKLLIYEAKKDTLIENRSAAIKEMAGNKYNQILGQFPDEKAMLAAYKFRTSYEMKNAIEKIDADNYYGQQKYARITEKADVTPNEVTDFYNKFKFQLPNVKDEVSLSKISMYPKLSESHRKEIIDKLKKIKQDIKNGDSFENLARIYSEDEGSAAVGGLYKNINMGQMVKPFEAAALNLQEGDISDPVESEFGFHLIQLVKRNGKKYDARHILIKSTPNAEELTSAKKELDSIRTLILEKKITFKDAAYKYSDDKSNKFSAGIMTNNQDGSDKLEKLSLDPTISYQIAGLKKNDITDPFQQEDQQKRKMISIVQVNDIIDAHQLELATDYERIKDMALNKKKNEIVEKWVNAKIPSLFISLDNKYKDCNFHSNWQKNSVVTTK
- a CDS encoding DUF2116 family Zn-ribbon domain-containing protein, whose protein sequence is METLTCPECGDKIIGRSDKKFCSDACRNAFNNKQNKTTTNLMRNINNKLRKNYRILSENNTDGKTKLTRSKMEAAGFDFDYITQIITYKNGSQYFFIYDKGYKILDKEWILIVDRK
- a CDS encoding phosphoenolpyruvate carboxylase → MLNDQKIEKFRQIVENKFQIYNSLFMSLPYDKMTNIGMLLPFLYEESKEGYQLGKSPEEIVEDFFQKHTELKTEEQKTELLFKIIQYIERQVVLFDSIEDAAFQQLHSESDSGTVLNLYERASQEHHLNAIRQKMDDFAIKIVFTAHPTQFYPNAVQRIIHDLRDAIINDSVTQIDMLLQQLGKTPFVNKERPTPLDEAMSIIYYLRYVYYQSIGELYKKIKQIFGTSNFTPSPDIIQLGFWPGGDRDGNPFVTADITLKVAEELRISILKDYYGHLKIVSRRLSFLGVSDVLEKLSKQLYASIFQKDAMISAQEIISQLDEAEKILVKQHNGLFRDILDDYRDRVKIFGTHFATLDIRQDSRIHQKVMDDIFSKVSGNSADSKTADEKIDYLLDSDAVLNPDDFEDEMTCETLKSIYNIKTIQENNGERGMHRYIISNSDEVKDVMNVYVMMKLCGYAPENINIDIVPLFETMEGLDRSLEVMQTLYHHTVYQKHLAKRNNKQVIMLGFSDGTKDGGYLKANWQIYTAKEKLTKLSEENGIKVVFFDGRGGPPARGGGKTHDFYASQGNTIANNQIELTIQGQTITSVFGNKDQAKFNFEQLLTAGVENDVFKSVKKDLNEKERSLISELADISYKKYSDLKAHPMFVPYLQEMSTLEYYGRTNIGSRPSKRGAGSELKFEDLRAIPFVGSWSQLKQNVPGFFGFGFALKALKAQGRFDEIIALYKGSDFFKTLVLNSMMSMNKTYFPLTYYMRNNPKFGEFWNILFAEFELSKAMMLELTGYKILMQEEPINRKSIKIREKIVLPLLSIQQYALMKIQKNEGDRETYEKLVMRSLFGNINASRNSA